Part of the Mytilus trossulus isolate FHL-02 chromosome 2, PNRI_Mtr1.1.1.hap1, whole genome shotgun sequence genome is shown below.
agatgaattttaaaataagcaaGTCATTTATGAGTGACAAATTGTTTATTGCACCAGGAACATGGCTAAAATTGGTTCTACCGAAGTTGATGTGTTATGTTAGCGTAAAATGATTGCACCACTCCGAAAAAATCACATACATCATTCCCATACgtaagtttgaaaaataataaaattgtattgCAGGTAAAGAAATTATAGATTAAGACATACTTGTCAAGTAGTGcataatttgattaaattgtTATGCATGCATAACTACCATATTTATCACCAACAGGTATAATAACAAATCATTTATGTATGAATAATACGATTTTTGTCAACATACATGTCTGAAGAACACTACATATTATCGAAATGTGCATttgatatagaaaataaatgatACCAATAATGATCCTCGCTACTCCACAAGCCCAGTTACAAGAACCTTCGTACTATCATTGAAATGCGGATATTGATGtacttaaattttaatttcaaaatccGTACTAAATCAGTTATTTCTTCCTACCAAGCAAAGATTTGATAACTTGTCAGGGCTTACTaatagttttgttatatttgggTTTATCATCTCTTCGTTTTTTGTTTgagaattttgattttttatattgtttccCCGAGAATAAAACGCAAAAAAATAAGTATAGAACTTCGCATTTGCTATAATGAGATACCGTTAATATGTGTATAATCGATTAATTAAAGTTTTTGCTTGAATGTGATGAACTCGTTAGTAAAGCTgaggtcacacattcacgatttttactgccgTCCTTGACAGCACCATTCcggattaaaatttgtcaaaactcTGATCAAGAttctgtgaatcgtggatggaaatttaaactttaattaaaatttgtaaaacaaataatttaatcacgtcaacaatcagatattgttcaggaagcgtCCATATTTAACCGTTTCCAGGCGAATGtatcccgataatcccgttctcaaTCCGCTATTAATCCAATATGTATCTTTCACCTGGTAAAATTCTACCGAGcctgtcacgactgcgtcccgattctatcgaatgtaatccgacagagatcagacagtgagccgacgctgacggaagttatccgttcgaaaactgtcggcctACTCATGTTGTAATCCGACAACACAAAATCGTCTGAgtttccccgaatgttacgggacgcacctaactgtcgagGTGCTTTGCcaaactattcggacccttcccgaccaATGGAGTCTGTTACGAACTTAcacgactgcgttcagacaatgataggacattcaaGATGATTAAGGAtagtaatccgactttttcacttttcgtgtcgtatcgctgtctgatctcaaacgggagcaataatcggcaatgtgtgaactcCGCACAACCGCTAGATCAGAATCGTGTGACTCTGTGAGTGGTTTTAGATCGAAACTTTTCATTCTACTAATGTTTGTACCAAAAAAAGGAATAACATGTTTACACagaatattgaataaataaaaaaaatattttttattaattagatATAAGAACAGATAGTGAAATTTTGGAGAAATCTAAGACTAACaataacaattcaaaacaaCATAATGCATGTGGTATGTCTCGTCCATAAATTTAAATTCGTTTTTATGGAAGTTATGAACAAACATCTTCAAAGGTCAAATCTGTAATTTAATACACTTTTGAATGTTTATAATAAGTGAGAATTTGATGTTctttttataatacaaataagcATGTAAAAGCGTTCACCGAGCTACATTATGTTTGAAGAGCAGTATCACTTCATATAAACGCTATGTAAACGATCAACGAGTTTCTAACCTATAagaacaaataaagaaatagtcGGTTCTTATATATCTTATATGTTACACACTCGAAATAAAGAGTTATATCAAgatgtttgtttgattttcaacACTTAGTTCAAACGTTGTCAGGCAAAGCACGTTAAGTCTTTGCTGTTGAATTTTATACGgatataaaatatgatatttgagTGTCTCCCGATTGTAACCAGCATATCAAAATAACGGATTATCACGAAACatacatctataatactaaaattacgaggtccaatttgtcagccgtcatcacgtaaaaacgacgaatcaaagaattcaactttatatagaACTAAtttagtacaaaggtgtagattaaaaattacaccactccaggccctattgttttccacgtaattaatattgccaatcaTTAAgtagttccgggtcgagtccgataccgataccaatagtatattcacctgttacctattaccttatctgtgcgttccgcatctgacaggtgcaccaccaaacggtgtattcagaattaatacacgggtcataatcacagggttgacactactaaattgtcaaatgttTACCTATTGAAGTATTTTAagcagtaagactttctaagataacaataaggcgtataggtacagttttcagtttgttagcgggcatgacgtaaaacagcgaatcaaagagtttaactttatttataactaatataggacaatgctgttgattaaaaaatactccattccaggatcttttgttttcaaaataattaatattaccaataattgataagttccagttcgacgggttcaaacagaaagatttgaaagcagggAAAACTGTGTAttttataatcggcatgactttatcagatgacaatactaatactaaaataaggcttgcgcatagttatatactttaattcagtcacggacccgcgatatcacgggtgtgttctagtataatgtaataatattgAGAATGTTGGTTTTAAAGAAACTAACCTGGGTGTTTACCATCAACTGTCACTGCCGCACATCGTTTATTGCAACCATGGGGACAGCATCGATATcctataatataaaagtaactaattaaaattacatttttcacATCTATGTAAACTAACAAATCTACTTCTTACTTTGAGTTTTAAATATCattgtaaaatatatcaaagataccagcTTTATTATTTAGAATGGCAGATTAgcattttatcttattttaagtTAGACGGCAATCACTCCATGTTAGTAGACACGTTGAGCTTGCAAGTTACGataaaaaatttgtatttttttagagTTCTTTTCCATATATGaaactatatataaaactaagaattttTTAAACCAATCGAGCTTACATATATCTACGTGACATGAAAATCTCAAAGATTTGTGCTTATGCAATATTGTTGTCATGTTACAGCATTTCGTCTGTCTGTACTACAGATATCATTGATTAAAGAATTGTGCGCTCCTctggtttttttaatattttgtctgaTATTCGGAATACTTCTATTTTTATCAAGGTGGTGTCATTAACAATTTCGACCGCTCACCCCTAAATTTCTTTTTACTGTATTATTACATATAGTTTGAAAAGccatatttcattgttttcaacaacaaacaaatggaagtttttaacgacattgactggctatacatcccttgcacggtcggccctggcttgcgcctttttgggcattaaataatttaaatttaccaTGTGGTTATTGACATAATTTAGAATGAATGTTTTCAACAAAGTGCCACTTTTAAACGACATTGTATAAAAATTCTACAGAGAACACTTTTCAGGCTTATTTACTATGGCTtatatctagaaaaaaaaaggacatgggCCTAAATTTGTTtctgcattttaattttattctttacatTTTATCAGTTTATAGGAGtcttttaaaattcaaacatCCTTAAAAGTAATTTTAGGGTATATTTCTATGCATATGTTAAAATAGAATTTGTAATGAGTTATCACAAAACTGTTTTAACATTGTTTCATAAAACTGTATGTGTTACATACCAAGTACCTTGTAattttaatcagttaaaatttcaatcctggaatctatgatgagtttatttaaatggTCTTTTTTagtaataatatatatacaaatatatcaataactGAAAACCTACCTGATGGGCATTGCTTTTGTACAAGACAATGGAATTTAAAATCGATAACACATGCTGATGCAAAGTCAAATTTAGGACAAGCTCCAAGGCCTTTTGAGTTTACctaataacaaaaattataaacatagtAATTCTGCATCTAATGATTACGATTTTGATTATGATGATTGCGGTGGTAATGATGATCAAGTATAGTATATACTGATAATTGTATTATTTGCCCTAATACTtgacaaaaatgatattttccaAGTATGTTTAGACAAATACAGAGAAAAAGATAGAATttgcaaaagaaataaaaaaaaatgttccacAAAAAACTGCAGAACAAGAAACGTTGATtacataaaatatagaaaaaaatatagggcTACTGACAACTAAACTAATTCCACAGATATTTAATTATTCTAAAAGTCTCTCAGTAGACATGATAGAACAATATCACAGCTTCGAGTGTGCAATTTAAAGATTAACTACTGAAAGCTCTTAttgttgtttgaaaaaaaaatggattttgtCAGTCgtcataaaaaattatgttaaaaaaatatatgttaccACAAACCTAAAATCTTATTGaaatcacaaatatatatattgtgttttatacaaatatttcatttttggtgAAATTTCCAACCGATGCAAAATTTTAGaaaaccttaaaataaaaagttattcaTTTGTCACAAACAACAATACGTAGTTGTGAGCTTTTCTCAAAATACCTAATGTCGGATAAAAGCTCTACAGagcttatgttgtattgttatatgtaaaaccgactttaaataaatctgtTATGCTTTATGCTTGTTTATAcctttaaaattaagaaataattgatgcaagctattaTAGTTTATCATAGTTTTAACATGGATatgcattatattcgtgattatttcTCTGAGGATTATTTTGCCCGAGCTATATTGAAGGCaaaaataacacgaatataatgcctacccatgttaaaacaacaataaagtatagcttggatcaattatttcgattctgattaggacaATTAAGGTAATTTCTATGTCCGATGTGTAGCGCATTTGCGTAGTCTCTTCCATGAACCTCCCTTTTTTGTGTGTAAACAAGCAAACGAATAGCAATGTGATTTTTCAGATGGAGGAGTTTTGAACAGCCCACATGAATGTTTGTCGTATCTAtgtcaaatatgtcaaattGCAACACATTACAGTCATAGTGAATGAATTAGTAACAACATCATTTAAGAGTATGGAGCGTTTTAAGTTAATGAAGTAACTTTAATGCATGACAATTTGATGAAATTCAGTATTCTGCAGTTTACATAATACGCAtttgcaaacaaattttattggatttagagcatgggtctattcacaaagcgaaagaagcacgtcatattagaatagcAAATACTAATTTTAGATAATTAAAAGCTGATAATGGGAAAAGACCttgcaaaattcaaaacgaGATCATCGAATGGATCTTTGGACTAAcgtaatttctgtatttaggTCTACAGAAATCTAAGAGTTTTCTAGCacatggctaaaattgattGGTAAACAAGGACAAATTTTAAATGGTTTCCGAAAATCATAGTATAATTTTCTTTGTtctatgttggatgtgtactgatctagtcttagatgcatgcattgttttattgttagtggctttgaactagctgtcagcaCCTTCAAAACACTCTCAGATCAGTACTCagtgtcttttttttgtttagatATACTAATACCCGGCCACGCCTACTCTgtgttttattaaatgtttgttatttgtatccatctgatgagttaagccttttacaactgaatattatagttcgttctgatgtgtactgttacatcactgtTCAAGGTTAtgggagggtttggatcccgcttacatgtttaaccctgccacattctgtatgtatatgtatatatgcctgtcccaggtcaggagcctataattcagttgtcgtttgttgatgtgttacatatttggttttcgttaatttttgtacataatttttgccgttagttttctcgtttgtattgatttacatttgtcatttcgaggcctttAATAGCTCACTATGCGGTATGaactctgctcattgttgaaggccgtaaggtgatttatagttgtttatgtgtcatttagtctcttgtggagagttgtctcatttgcaatcataccacatcttctttttcatattaaattgaATGCGATTCTAgattgaaaaacttaaaaacataCCTCTATAAATGCAACAAATCCCCAAAACAAGATCAAATAAACGTGCATTTGTACAACAGTTGTCATCGTGTTACTagtataatgtttataaaataacatGGAAAAGCAGCagtcatttatcatgtttatactttTCTTGAAAAGGATGTTTTTGACCTGAAATTTAATCCCGGATAATATTAGAATTACCTTATGCtttaaaattgctttttttttaacgaataaacaagtaaataatgTATAATATTGTCAGAGACACgtgaaatattaataaatcaaacaaaccacAACACATTATTTGACATTATTTAACGCGGTTGAATTGGGAAGAGGTACACATGTGTACTGCGTTAGTCTGGAATGAATCTTGCAATGAATCTGATATTCGCTGAAGACCTATAGGTCATCGTTCGTTAATGTCTTTGTTTCCTAAACACGGCATGTTTAAGTCTTACACGGTAAACAATTCTAGATTTACtacactttttttatatgtgcaTATCGTTATGTTCaatcgaaaaaaatatatgtcagaTTCTGTGTTGTGGTTAGTTTGATATAATGATACTTCACATATCTGACatatcttggtatctatgatgactgtatttttttcaaaacatagtaagcttttaatttttgtttaacagTTTTTCTGAGAATTTGTTTACATATAACTATGCATAGGGAAATgctcatttattgtttataatatcCGGGATAGTATCTAAGGTAAAAACCCATCTTTATCAATTTAAGTCTTAATTGCTCTTACACTTCTATGATATCAGCATAAACTTTGACAACTGTTGTTCAAAATAGCGTATTGTTCATCTTGTTTGTAGGACTAGTTGCtttcatattgatattttttttacatgttttagtcATGATCATATTTATAGTTTAAATACCTTCGAGTTTTGGATGCATTTTAATTGAAGTAAACGATATAGGGTGAACAAGACTACATGAAAATAATTAGACGAGGCCGTACCAAACAGATAGAGGGGAGTTGCATTATGATAAGCGCTATTGGAAAGTCTTCAGCAAAGGAAGCATGTAATTGTAgttaaatttagtttaaacatatttatttattgtggattgggaaacaagttattgcaatttatatttatccctttccactttgccgTCTTGTAGCGTCATTAGACTGCTCCTTATCGACAtttacaagggtgtcttttaacACGGGACAGCCTTTTGTCGTCCCCTCCTGACGatctatcatcgtttcctcacgACCATACtagcaaatggtgtcaagggagagccgacaATTCAGTCTCTGAAATTTTGTCCCCGCAACATGGATCGGACCAGGAACATTTGTAGTCATTGTCGTAATTGTAGTTTTTACTATTCATAATTCAACTTAAACAAGAAACATGTAAATTCAAAGATTTCAGGATAATCACATCATCCCTAAGATAGTAAATATTAGAGTTGTATAAAGGCTGTTTTAAgttatattcattatttatttaattttttgttttgtacctTAACTTTGTGGATTCTATTTTCttgataaatacatatattctACTAGTATAGTACCTATATTGAAAGAATAAAACACACACCatatgatttatttcaaaatttcgtGGGAACACGAGCAAAAGCCCCTTACGAAATATTGAAAGtgtaaaggggcactagctgtcaaattcatggtcactgattttaatcaaaatgtcacatttgattcataacaatgtaaaacatttattcaatcTTGTTAAAGtctcaaataaacaaaaaacagggCACTGACTTGCAAATACACAGTTTCGTTTTGGGTGTATTTTAGCCTAGACGGCATCTAATAAACCATCGAGTTGACCTTTCATGTCATCccatgaccatataagcgatgtaaacataaatatagatttaaataaattaagcaAACTCGTTCAGTTGGATTTTTTTATGTCTATATAATTTTATCTAATCgatgaaaaattaatgtttgtcATCGTTTTTACCTTATAAGAATGATCTTTTTTTGTGGGTCGAAtaagtcaatcaaatgatttaccgttgtttcactttcaatgttggcATTCTTTTGctttaaataactttacacaTACAATTCACGTGTTACTCATCT
Proteins encoded:
- the LOC134705407 gene encoding perlwapin-like protein — encoded protein: MINDCCFSMLFYKHYTSNTMTTVVQMHVYLILFWGFVAFIEVNSKGLGACPKFDFASACVIDFKFHCLVQKQCPSGYRCCPHGCNKRCAAVTVDGKHPGSCGAAYGKQGKACKVDRSCEGHEKCCYGKCREVRTQIVRVLYPIKS